One window from the genome of Enterobacteriaceae bacterium Kacie_13 encodes:
- a CDS encoding CoF synthetase: protein MIPLKTLWHYLRTRRLRFRSREELLAWQQKKLRQFARKTLSRSPWFSVCVTLEYSQWPHMDKALMMANFDQMNTAGLKKDTLLACAQRAERDRHFTPQIEGFSVGLSSGTSGQRGIFVVSPHEQQVWAGGMLAKMLPQGLRRGERVAMFLRADNNLYHSVNNRWLSLEFFDLFSSFHPQILRLEKFAPTIIVAPAQVLRQLALAVLNEELTLSVSKVISVAEVLTAQDRQLLEQVFPQVGEVYQATEGFLAATCERGTLHLNEEFIHIEPEWIDDNRFVPVITDFTRHTQPIVRYRLDDVLVKRGQPCGCGRVTMSLERIEGRCDDGLVLPGTDAKPQTLFADVCNRVIANALPLTADYRLTQRGSVSLLLQGECSQVELEDCKTQLEQHFRLQAVDVSQLQWTLQAGDIAADFMHKKRRIMRLKDTAHD, encoded by the coding sequence ATGATCCCGCTGAAAACCCTCTGGCACTATCTGCGCACCCGCAGACTCAGGTTTCGCAGCCGCGAAGAGCTGCTCGCATGGCAACAAAAGAAACTGCGTCAGTTCGCCCGTAAAACACTCTCACGCAGCCCGTGGTTCTCAGTCTGCGTCACGCTGGAGTACAGTCAGTGGCCGCACATGGACAAAGCGCTGATGATGGCAAATTTTGATCAGATGAACACCGCGGGTCTGAAGAAAGACACCTTACTCGCTTGCGCGCAGCGGGCGGAACGTGACCGGCATTTTACGCCACAAATTGAAGGTTTTAGCGTCGGGCTCTCTTCAGGGACGTCCGGGCAGCGCGGAATTTTTGTCGTCAGCCCGCATGAACAGCAGGTATGGGCCGGTGGAATGCTGGCAAAAATGTTGCCACAGGGATTACGCCGTGGTGAGCGCGTCGCGATGTTTTTACGCGCGGATAATAATCTCTATCACAGCGTCAACAACCGCTGGCTGAGTCTGGAATTCTTCGATTTATTCTCCTCTTTTCATCCGCAAATCCTGCGGCTGGAAAAGTTCGCACCGACCATTATTGTCGCGCCGGCGCAGGTTTTGCGACAGTTAGCGCTGGCGGTACTGAATGAGGAACTGACGCTCAGTGTCAGCAAGGTCATCTCGGTCGCCGAAGTGTTAACGGCTCAGGATCGCCAGTTGCTGGAGCAGGTTTTCCCTCAGGTCGGTGAGGTGTATCAGGCCACCGAAGGCTTTCTTGCCGCCACCTGCGAGCGCGGAACGCTGCACCTGAACGAGGAATTTATCCACATTGAACCGGAGTGGATCGACGATAACCGTTTCGTACCGGTGATTACCGATTTTACCCGCCATACTCAACCTATCGTGCGTTATCGGCTGGATGATGTGCTGGTCAAACGCGGGCAGCCCTGCGGATGTGGTCGCGTGACCATGTCGCTAGAACGCATCGAGGGCCGCTGCGATGACGGGCTGGTCTTGCCCGGCACTGACGCAAAGCCACAGACTCTTTTTGCCGACGTTTGCAACCGGGTTATCGCCAATGCCCTGCCGCTGACCGCAGATTACCGGCTAACGCAGCGGGGCAGCGTCTCGCTGTTATTACAGGGAGAATGCAGCCAGGTCGAACTGGAAGATTGCAAAACGCAGCTGGAGCAGCATTTCCGTTTACAGGCCGTGGATGTTTCTCAACTACAATGGACACTACAGGCAGGCGATATTGCTGCGGATTTCATGCACAAAAAGCGCCGCATCATGCGCCTGAAGGACACTGCTCATGATTAA
- a CDS encoding MBL fold metallo-hydrolase, which produces MAKLTAFEVGYCLHPGCMALKGAGWRVCKFPARAWLLEAQGKRWLWDTGYADHFEHYTKGILSLYRATTPVHFDSKDALFRQLASQGILPTDITALIISHFHGDHIAGLRDFSGVPSISSMDGWIRSRKLRGFAALRNAFVPGLIPDEFETGLQWMEAFEETALPAELAPFEHGYRLPGSGDEIILVPLPGHAAGHIGAFVLTDSGWELLASDAAWSPKSYETLRGPSRMAHLVMDNSTAYYQTLNRLHQLHLSGNVKIHLCHEGDL; this is translated from the coding sequence TTGGCTAAACTTACCGCTTTTGAAGTGGGCTACTGCCTGCACCCCGGCTGCATGGCGCTAAAAGGTGCCGGGTGGCGGGTATGTAAATTTCCTGCCCGTGCCTGGTTGTTAGAAGCCCAAGGTAAACGCTGGCTGTGGGATACCGGATATGCCGATCATTTCGAGCACTACACCAAAGGAATTCTCAGTCTGTACCGCGCCACTACGCCGGTGCATTTCGACTCTAAGGACGCCCTGTTCAGACAGTTGGCGAGTCAGGGGATTTTGCCCACCGATATCACCGCGCTGATTATCTCCCATTTCCACGGCGACCATATTGCCGGGCTGCGTGATTTCAGCGGTGTACCGTCGATAAGCAGCATGGACGGGTGGATCCGTTCACGTAAGCTGCGCGGTTTTGCCGCCCTGAGAAACGCCTTCGTACCGGGGTTAATCCCGGACGAGTTCGAAACCGGTTTACAGTGGATGGAAGCTTTCGAGGAAACTGCCCTGCCCGCTGAGCTCGCACCTTTTGAGCACGGCTACCGGCTTCCAGGCAGCGGCGATGAAATTATTCTGGTGCCTTTGCCAGGTCACGCCGCCGGACATATCGGCGCGTTTGTGCTCACTGATTCCGGCTGGGAACTGCTTGCCAGCGACGCCGCGTGGTCACCGAAAAGTTATGAAACCCTGCGCGGCCCGTCGCGCATGGCGCATCTGGTGATGGACAACAGCACAGCGTATTACCAGACGCTAAACCGCCTGCATCAGCTGCATCTCAGTGGCAACGTGAAGATCCACTTGTGTCACGAAGGCGATTTATGA
- a CDS encoding NAD-dependent epimerase/dehydratase family protein — MKILVTGSTSGLGRNAVEWLLSHGHEVVAAGRDLMTGKILTGAGANFRFVDLDHATSAEFISMLQGCEAVWHCAAKSSPWGNPAAFMRTNVDVTDRLALAAGQAGVPRFVHISTPAIYFDFKHHADIDESYRAKRFANHYARSKFLAEGCITQRQQQFPATRFTVLRPRGLFGAHDRVIIPRVLGQIRLNKGVLRLPRGGETLLDLTFTLNVVEAMWQATTQESLPLAAAYNITNQQPEQLKEMLHQLLHEKLNIRFTIKPVSYPLLYGVAAGMELLAKTRGIEPLLTRYSVGAVNFDMTLSQTRAINELNYQPLYSMEQGIALTAQAMRQNKGLHLG; from the coding sequence ATGAAAATTTTAGTGACGGGATCCACCAGCGGACTGGGACGCAATGCCGTTGAATGGTTACTGAGCCACGGGCATGAGGTGGTGGCCGCGGGCCGCGATCTCATGACCGGTAAAATACTGACCGGCGCAGGGGCGAATTTCCGCTTTGTCGATCTCGACCATGCTACGTCTGCAGAATTTATCTCAATGTTGCAGGGATGCGAGGCCGTCTGGCACTGCGCGGCAAAGTCTTCGCCGTGGGGTAATCCGGCGGCCTTTATGCGTACCAATGTGGATGTTACCGACCGGCTGGCGCTTGCCGCCGGACAAGCCGGTGTGCCGCGTTTTGTGCATATTTCCACCCCCGCCATCTATTTTGATTTTAAGCATCACGCCGATATCGACGAAAGCTATCGCGCCAAACGCTTCGCCAATCATTATGCCCGCAGTAAATTTCTCGCCGAAGGCTGCATCACGCAGCGCCAGCAGCAATTCCCTGCAACCCGCTTTACTGTTTTACGGCCACGCGGTTTATTCGGCGCTCATGACCGGGTGATCATTCCCCGCGTGCTTGGGCAAATCCGTCTGAACAAAGGTGTGCTTCGCCTGCCACGCGGTGGTGAAACGCTGCTGGATTTAACGTTTACGCTCAATGTGGTTGAAGCGATGTGGCAGGCAACGACACAAGAAAGCCTCCCTCTGGCGGCGGCCTACAACATTACCAATCAGCAGCCGGAGCAGCTCAAAGAGATGCTGCATCAGCTATTGCACGAAAAGCTGAATATCCGCTTTACCATTAAACCGGTGTCTTATCCGTTGCTTTACGGCGTGGCTGCAGGGATGGAGTTGCTGGCGAAAACGCGAGGCATTGAACCGCTACTGACCCGCTACAGCGTGGGTGCGGTTAATTTTGATATGACACTCAGCCAGACCCGTGCGATAAATGAACTGAATTATCAGCCGCTGTATTCCATGGAACAAGGCATCGCGCTGACGGCTCAGGCAATGCGGCAAAATAAGGGACTGCACCTTGGCTAA
- a CDS encoding ketoacyl-ACP synthase III, with the protein MTSAELDIRLGKSAGYVEQRSGVEHRFHGDDRASQVVLAVEAITDALLRGNIPADSVDLLIFASAIPVQALPYSAAHVLKASPLREGISTFDINASCVSFISALQVAAGLLNTGAYRRIAIVSAELASRGINWAHEESSIILGDGAACAIVEKGDGRSGILSCLMETYPAGIDLCHIRAGGTRRNPRAGIDDNDFLFHMDGKRLFRLAASLIEGYWARLLKAAECEQADLATIVPHQASQVSLEHMRRRLKVPENVLVDIYRHHGNQVSASIPTALHYAITHDRFMPGKPVALVGTAAGLTLGGMVLLP; encoded by the coding sequence ATGACGTCGGCGGAGCTCGATATCCGTCTCGGCAAATCCGCCGGATATGTGGAACAGCGCTCGGGCGTTGAACACCGTTTCCACGGTGATGATCGCGCCTCGCAGGTTGTACTTGCGGTAGAAGCTATCACCGACGCGCTGCTGCGCGGCAATATCCCGGCAGATTCAGTCGATTTGCTAATTTTCGCCTCGGCCATTCCGGTGCAGGCGCTGCCATACAGCGCGGCGCACGTGCTGAAAGCGTCGCCACTGCGCGAGGGCATCAGCACCTTTGATATCAACGCCAGCTGCGTCAGCTTTATCTCGGCATTACAGGTCGCGGCGGGCTTACTCAATACCGGTGCATACCGGCGTATCGCCATTGTCAGTGCTGAACTTGCGTCGCGCGGTATTAACTGGGCGCATGAAGAATCCTCGATTATTCTCGGTGACGGCGCGGCGTGCGCTATCGTAGAAAAGGGAGACGGCCGCAGCGGCATTCTCTCCTGCCTGATGGAAACTTACCCCGCAGGAATTGACCTGTGCCACATTCGCGCAGGCGGCACTCGTCGCAATCCCCGTGCGGGGATCGATGACAATGATTTCTTATTCCACATGGACGGTAAACGCCTGTTCCGGCTGGCCGCTTCACTTATTGAAGGGTACTGGGCCAGATTGTTGAAGGCAGCAGAGTGCGAACAGGCTGATCTCGCCACTATTGTCCCGCATCAGGCCAGCCAGGTCTCGCTCGAGCACATGCGCCGTCGTCTGAAGGTGCCTGAAAACGTACTGGTCGACATCTACCGGCATCACGGAAATCAGGTGTCAGCTTCGATTCCTACCGCTTTGCATTACGCAATCACCCATGATCGCTTTATGCCGGGTAAACCGGTGGCGCTGGTGGGCACGGCGGCCGGATTAACCCTCGGCGGCATGGTGTTACTCCCATGA
- a CDS encoding ROK family protein, producing MSSAVFCADIGGSFIKFGVSRVSGEVEECGKVPTPVASWDEFVAAMQNLITLYGAELPASTPLAISTAGLVSPQTGELLATNIPAFTGRSLARDLSAALNRPVTAANDADCFALAEAYAGNAQHQPIVVAIILGTGVGGGLVINGQLVRGHGGVTGEWGHGAITRTELNIEGETYRVPRLKCACGQTGCLDKLGAARGIERLHQHFHQREASSLEIVTGWQAGDSAYGLTVRAWLELVAEPLALLVNILGPSRIVAGGGLASASELIAALDLAVRERVLHRYAAPLLVPGKFLTQGGLVGASVMGRIEG from the coding sequence ATGAGCTCTGCGGTTTTTTGTGCCGATATCGGCGGTTCTTTTATTAAATTTGGCGTTTCACGGGTTTCAGGCGAGGTCGAGGAGTGCGGCAAAGTCCCGACACCCGTCGCCTCGTGGGATGAATTCGTTGCCGCCATGCAAAATCTGATCACGCTGTATGGCGCGGAGTTACCCGCCTCTACCCCGCTGGCGATTTCCACCGCCGGACTGGTTTCTCCGCAAACCGGTGAACTGCTGGCCACCAATATTCCGGCGTTCACCGGCCGCTCCCTGGCGAGGGATCTGAGTGCAGCGCTGAACCGTCCGGTTACCGCCGCCAACGACGCCGACTGTTTTGCACTGGCTGAAGCGTATGCCGGAAATGCGCAACATCAGCCTATCGTCGTCGCCATCATTCTTGGCACAGGCGTCGGTGGGGGTCTGGTGATTAACGGTCAGTTAGTCCGCGGCCACGGCGGCGTTACCGGCGAGTGGGGACACGGCGCCATCACCCGCACTGAACTCAATATTGAGGGTGAAACTTACCGCGTCCCGCGCCTGAAATGCGCCTGCGGTCAGACTGGTTGCCTCGATAAGCTCGGTGCTGCACGCGGCATAGAACGACTGCATCAGCATTTTCACCAGCGCGAAGCATCGAGTCTGGAGATCGTTACCGGCTGGCAGGCTGGCGACAGTGCATACGGGCTCACCGTACGCGCCTGGCTCGAGCTGGTCGCAGAGCCCCTGGCGCTGCTGGTGAATATTCTCGGCCCGTCACGGATTGTTGCTGGCGGGGGGCTGGCGTCGGCGTCGGAGCTTATCGCAGCATTAGATCTCGCGGTGCGCGAGCGGGTGTTGCACCGTTACGCGGCACCGCTGTTAGTTCCGGGTAAATTCCTCACGCAAGGCGGATTAGTAGGCGCATCGGTGATGGGCAGAATAGAAGGATAA